Proteins found in one Methylobacterium sp. CB376 genomic segment:
- a CDS encoding alpha/beta fold hydrolase: MGASAPRAAEIRHEILDLPGLRQHVARAGEGPPLVLLHGWPEFWTSFEPLMARLSDRFSLIAPDLRGFGETGRDPAAPPDPTVDAQAHAADLLALLDALGLARVGLVGHDVGAYVMQAFARRHPERLAGLFFFNCPTTGIGPRWAAAAHLKETWYQYFHQQPFAAALVGASRESCAAYIGHFLRHWSADPEAFAPMMERFIDNFMRPGNLQGGFDWYLSAAPGRQQVIAGEAPRLPPIPVPTRVLWGARDPIIRVEWMDALGETFSDLEAGRAEEAGHFVHVEAPDLAAEAIARFFGGRMGADALSGGSRPDSVTSPRGA, from the coding sequence ATGGGCGCATCGGCGCCGCGGGCGGCGGAGATCCGCCACGAGATCCTCGACCTGCCCGGCCTGCGCCAGCACGTGGCGCGGGCGGGCGAGGGCCCTCCCCTCGTCCTGCTGCACGGCTGGCCCGAATTCTGGACGAGTTTCGAGCCGCTGATGGCCCGGCTCTCCGACCGCTTCAGCCTGATCGCGCCGGACCTGCGCGGCTTCGGCGAGACCGGCCGCGATCCCGCGGCCCCGCCCGACCCGACCGTGGATGCGCAGGCGCACGCGGCCGACCTCCTCGCCCTGCTCGACGCGCTCGGGCTCGCCCGGGTCGGGCTCGTCGGGCACGATGTCGGGGCCTACGTGATGCAGGCCTTCGCCCGGCGCCACCCCGAGCGGCTCGCGGGCCTGTTCTTCTTCAACTGCCCCACCACCGGCATCGGGCCGCGCTGGGCCGCCGCCGCCCACCTCAAGGAGACCTGGTACCAGTACTTCCACCAGCAGCCCTTCGCGGCCGCGCTGGTGGGCGCCTCGCGCGAATCCTGTGCCGCCTATATCGGGCATTTCCTGCGCCACTGGAGCGCCGACCCGGAGGCCTTCGCGCCGATGATGGAGCGCTTCATCGACAATTTCATGCGGCCGGGAAATCTCCAGGGCGGGTTCGACTGGTACCTCTCGGCCGCGCCGGGGCGCCAGCAGGTGATCGCCGGCGAGGCGCCGCGCCTGCCGCCGATCCCGGTGCCGACCCGGGTGCTCTGGGGCGCCCGCGACCCGATCATCCGGGTGGAGTGGATGGACGCCCTCGGGGAGACCTTCTCGGACCTGGAGGCGGGCCGCGCCGAGGAGGCGGGCCACTTCGTGCACGTCGAGGCTCCCGACCTCGCCGCCGAGGCGATCGCGCGGTTCTTCGGCGGGCGGATGGGGGCTGATGCGCTGTCCGGAGGATCACGCCCGGACAGCGTCACGAGCCCGCGCGGCGCTTGA
- a CDS encoding bifunctional diguanylate cyclase/phosphodiesterase: MDRVALSWLKRGTTALCAALRWRPVWVLAGAGALLAVLIASAALLLVRDLHARAVEDAQQSLAGLSISLGEQADRALQAIELVQQGIIEEIRANDVVTEEEYVAQVSSRAMHDLLRARIAALPQVNAITLIDETGKLRNFSRYWPIPDVTISDRDYFKALVADPALQRFISKPVQNRGDGAWTIYIARKVSGSDGRFLGLVLGAVELQYFERLYRQTAPAPDYVLSMFRQDGVLLVRHPAREGTIGRSFGNAGAALIAALGSRSGVIRNVSPIDGQDRLIAVRGLANYPVLLSISRTAEACLAAWSRQAGALGAAALGLDLGLLGLVVLGARQIRGRERLAEAEAARAAAEERARGECDLRTQYARFGIALDSMTQGLCLFDRDDRLILMNARFAAMHGVPADLARPGTPLADLLARLAAHGTEGALRRRPEGADDPVAFTVDLADGRAISVVQAAIPAGGFVCTHEDVTERRRSEEQIAYLARHDALTGLPNRIPLREWMEEVFARRPYGDVGAVLCLDLDGFKVVNDSLGHPAGDELLRLVARRLRGVVSATDRVARLGGDEFAIVQVGAEQPRQAALLAERVVAVLQQPFEIQGQQVVIGASLGVATALSADPTPDALLRSADIALYQAKAAGRGTWRFFDAEMDLEIQRRRRLAADLRRALDEGQFEVHYQPLVEARSRALRGFEALLRWRHPEHGSVSPAVFIPLAEETGLIRPLGAWVLAQACAEAASWPEPLKIAVNLSPVQFVQGDLVAEVRRVLAETGLGPGRLELEITESVLLQDNEVTLAVLHELRTLGALISMDDFGTGYSSLSYLRSFPFDKIKIDQSFVRNLARETDSVEIVRAVIGLGRALGMGVLAEGVETTEQLDILRQEGCDELQGYLFSRPRPVTEIRSLFNAKAA, from the coding sequence ATGGATCGCGTGGCTCTCTCCTGGCTCAAGCGCGGCACGACGGCCCTCTGCGCGGCCCTGCGCTGGCGGCCGGTCTGGGTTCTGGCGGGTGCCGGGGCGCTGCTGGCCGTGCTGATCGCCTCCGCCGCGCTGCTGCTCGTCCGCGACCTGCACGCGCGGGCGGTGGAGGACGCCCAGCAGAGCCTCGCCGGCCTGTCGATCAGCCTCGGCGAGCAGGCCGACCGGGCCCTGCAGGCAATCGAGCTCGTGCAGCAGGGCATCATCGAGGAGATCCGCGCCAACGACGTGGTCACCGAGGAGGAGTACGTCGCGCAGGTCTCCTCGCGGGCGATGCACGACCTGCTGCGCGCCCGGATCGCCGCGCTGCCGCAGGTGAACGCCATCACGCTGATCGACGAGACCGGCAAGCTGCGCAACTTCTCGCGCTACTGGCCGATCCCCGACGTCACCATCTCCGACCGGGATTATTTCAAGGCCCTGGTGGCGGACCCCGCTTTGCAGCGCTTCATCAGCAAGCCGGTGCAGAACCGGGGCGACGGCGCCTGGACGATCTACATCGCCCGCAAGGTCTCGGGCTCGGACGGCCGCTTCCTCGGCCTCGTCCTCGGGGCGGTCGAGCTGCAGTATTTCGAGCGCCTCTACCGCCAGACCGCCCCGGCCCCCGACTACGTCCTGTCGATGTTCCGCCAGGACGGCGTGCTGCTGGTGCGCCACCCGGCCCGGGAGGGCACGATCGGCCGCAGCTTCGGCAATGCCGGCGCGGCGCTGATCGCGGCGCTGGGCTCGCGCAGCGGCGTGATCCGCAACGTGAGCCCGATCGACGGCCAGGACCGTCTCATCGCCGTGCGCGGCCTCGCCAATTACCCGGTGCTCCTCAGCATCAGCCGCACGGCCGAGGCCTGCCTCGCGGCCTGGAGCCGGCAGGCCGGGGCGCTCGGGGCCGCGGCCCTGGGCCTCGATCTCGGCCTCCTCGGGCTCGTCGTCCTGGGCGCGCGGCAGATCCGGGGCCGGGAGCGGCTGGCCGAGGCCGAGGCGGCCCGCGCCGCCGCGGAGGAGCGCGCGCGCGGCGAGTGCGACCTGCGCACCCAGTACGCCCGCTTCGGCATCGCCCTCGACAGCATGACCCAGGGCCTCTGCCTGTTCGACAGGGACGACCGGCTGATCCTGATGAACGCGCGCTTCGCCGCCATGCACGGCGTGCCGGCCGACCTCGCCCGGCCGGGGACGCCGCTCGCCGACCTCCTCGCCCGCCTCGCGGCGCACGGCACCGAGGGCGCGCTGCGGCGCCGGCCCGAGGGGGCGGACGACCCGGTCGCCTTCACGGTCGACCTCGCCGATGGGCGGGCGATCAGCGTCGTGCAGGCGGCGATCCCGGCCGGCGGCTTCGTCTGCACCCACGAGGACGTGACCGAGCGGCGCCGCAGCGAGGAGCAGATCGCCTATCTGGCGCGCCACGACGCGCTCACCGGCCTGCCCAACCGCATTCCCCTGCGGGAATGGATGGAGGAGGTCTTCGCGAGGCGGCCCTACGGGGATGTCGGGGCGGTGCTCTGCCTCGACCTCGACGGGTTCAAGGTCGTCAACGACAGCCTCGGCCACCCGGCCGGGGACGAGCTCCTGCGCCTCGTCGCCCGGCGGCTGCGGGGGGTGGTGAGCGCGACCGACCGCGTGGCGCGGCTCGGCGGCGACGAATTCGCCATCGTGCAGGTGGGGGCCGAGCAGCCCCGGCAGGCCGCCCTGCTCGCCGAGCGCGTCGTCGCGGTCCTGCAGCAGCCCTTCGAGATCCAGGGCCAGCAGGTGGTGATCGGCGCCAGCCTCGGCGTCGCCACCGCGCTCAGCGCCGACCCCACCCCCGACGCGCTCCTGCGCAGCGCCGACATCGCCCTCTACCAGGCCAAGGCCGCCGGCCGGGGCACGTGGCGGTTCTTCGACGCGGAGATGGACCTCGAGATCCAGCGCCGCCGCCGCCTCGCCGCCGACCTGCGCCGCGCCCTCGACGAGGGGCAGTTCGAGGTGCACTACCAGCCGCTCGTCGAGGCGCGCAGCCGCGCGCTGCGCGGCTTCGAGGCGCTGCTGCGCTGGCGCCACCCGGAGCACGGCAGCGTCAGCCCCGCCGTGTTCATCCCGCTCGCGGAGGAGACCGGCCTGATCCGGCCCCTCGGCGCCTGGGTGCTCGCCCAGGCCTGCGCCGAGGCCGCGAGCTGGCCCGAACCCCTCAAGATCGCCGTCAACCTCTCGCCCGTGCAGTTCGTGCAGGGCGACCTCGTCGCGGAGGTGCGGCGGGTCCTGGCCGAGACCGGCCTCGGCCCGGGCCGGCTCGAACTGGAGATCACCGAATCCGTGCTCCTGCAGGACAACGAGGTCACGCTCGCCGTGCTGCACGAGCTGCGGACGCTCGGCGCCCTGATCTCGATGGACGATTTCGGCACCGGCTACTCGAGCCTGAGCTACCTGCGCAGCTTCCCCTTCGACAAGATCAAGATCGACCAATCCTTCGTGCGCAACCTCGCCCGCGAGACCGACAGCGTCGAGATCGTACGGGCCGTGATCGGGCTCGGCCGCGCCCTCGGCATGGGCGTGCTGGCGGAAGGCGTGGAGACCACCGAGCAGCTCGACATCCTGCGCCAGGAGGGCTGCGACGAGCTGCAGGGCTACCTGTTCAGCCGGCCCCGGCCGGTCACCGAGATCCGCAGCCTCTTCAACGCGAAGGCGGCCTGA
- a CDS encoding L,D-transpeptidase, whose product MVRIGVIGAVLLGLGLGPARADLLVAVDKAAQRMTVTVDGQERYTWPVSTGAAGYATPSGSFAPSRLAREHYSREWDDAPMPFSVFFTDAGHAIHGSRAVGRLGSPASHGCIRLSPGHARILFGLVQAQGLGRTRIEVSGTEAIASGGDASPAAPLDYRRLTSFNPLVSGIIAGEPGAKPRAP is encoded by the coding sequence ATGGTCCGGATCGGTGTCATCGGGGCGGTGCTCCTCGGCCTCGGCCTCGGCCCCGCCCGGGCCGACCTGCTGGTCGCGGTCGACAAGGCGGCCCAGCGCATGACGGTCACGGTGGACGGGCAGGAGCGCTACACTTGGCCGGTCTCGACCGGCGCCGCGGGCTACGCGACGCCCTCGGGCTCCTTCGCCCCCTCCCGCCTCGCGCGCGAGCACTACTCGCGGGAGTGGGACGACGCGCCGATGCCCTTCTCGGTCTTCTTCACCGATGCGGGCCACGCGATCCACGGCAGCCGCGCCGTCGGCCGCCTCGGCAGCCCGGCCTCCCACGGCTGCATCCGGCTCAGCCCCGGCCACGCCCGGATCCTGTTCGGCCTCGTCCAGGCCCAGGGGCTCGGGCGCACCCGCATCGAGGTGAGCGGCACGGAGGCGATCGCGTCGGGCGGGGATGCGAGCCCGGCCGCCCCCCTCGATTACCGGCGCCTCACCAGCTTCAACCCGCTCGTCTCCGGGATCATCGCGGGCGAGCCGGGGGCGAAGCCGCGGGCGCCGTGA